The Methanocella arvoryzae MRE50 genome includes a region encoding these proteins:
- the ilvC gene encoding ketol-acid reductoisomerase has product MATIYYEKDADLKILKGKKIAIIGYGSQGMAQSQSLKDSGLDVVVGLRKGGASWEQAKKDGMKVATIEEAAQQADYIQMLIPDELQGKVYHEQIEPYMKKGKILGFSHGFNIHYGMIKPGKDIDVVMIAPKSPGHLVRRMYQQGAGVPALVAIQQDASKKALQYALAYAAGIGCTRAGVLATTFKEETETDLFGEQVDLCGGCTEMVKASFETLVNAGYQPEIAYFETLHELKLIVDLMYEGGMAAMWDSVSDTAQYGGMTRGRRIINEQSRMEMWRTLEEIQDGRFAREWVLENMAGRPHFNALTQQDAEHPIEIVGKELRSMMPWLKQKK; this is encoded by the coding sequence ATGGCGACCATCTACTACGAGAAGGACGCAGATCTCAAGATCCTCAAAGGCAAGAAAATTGCGATCATCGGCTACGGCAGCCAGGGCATGGCCCAGTCCCAGAGCCTCAAGGACTCCGGCCTCGACGTCGTCGTAGGCCTCCGCAAGGGCGGAGCCTCCTGGGAGCAGGCAAAGAAGGACGGCATGAAAGTGGCTACCATCGAGGAAGCCGCTCAGCAGGCTGATTATATCCAGATGCTCATCCCTGACGAGTTGCAGGGCAAAGTGTACCACGAGCAGATCGAGCCGTATATGAAGAAGGGCAAGATCCTCGGTTTCTCTCACGGGTTTAACATCCACTACGGCATGATCAAGCCCGGCAAGGACATCGACGTCGTCATGATCGCCCCCAAGAGCCCGGGCCACCTCGTCAGGAGGATGTACCAGCAGGGCGCAGGCGTGCCGGCCCTCGTCGCCATTCAGCAGGACGCCTCCAAAAAGGCGCTGCAGTACGCCCTCGCCTATGCGGCAGGCATCGGCTGCACCAGGGCAGGCGTGCTCGCGACCACCTTCAAGGAAGAGACCGAGACCGACCTGTTCGGCGAGCAGGTAGACCTCTGCGGCGGCTGCACCGAAATGGTCAAGGCTTCGTTTGAGACCCTCGTCAACGCCGGCTACCAGCCTGAAATTGCGTACTTCGAGACCCTGCACGAGCTCAAGCTCATCGTCGACCTCATGTACGAGGGTGGCATGGCGGCCATGTGGGACAGCGTCTCCGACACCGCCCAGTACGGCGGCATGACCCGGGGCAGGAGGATCATCAACGAGCAGAGCCGCATGGAAATGTGGCGCACCCTCGAAGAGATCCAGGACGGCCGCTTTGCGAGAGAGTGGGTTCTGGAGAACATGGCCGGCAGGCCTCACTTCAACGCCCTGACCCAGCAGGATGCAGAGCATCCGATCGAGATCGTGGGTAAAGAATTGAGATCCATGATGCCGTGGCTGAAACAGAAAAAATAA
- the rocF gene encoding arginase, producing MTGGNGHSPVKKVRIVGVPLDLGADRRGIDMGPDALRNDGLVKRIADLDIEVEDTGNIFIPRPAPGLCKNPKLKHYDEVLCACKKVRDFVSDAITDGYFPLVIGGDHSIAMGTTAALSKHYKKIGMIWIDAHGDFNTEETTISGNIHGMSFATSVGRGTKALVGKMGKTCVCEENCVLIGARDLDPLEREALKKSKVTVFTMRDIDEIGMYKVMKKAMKIACNGTDAIHVSFDLDSIDPMEAPGVGTPVQGGITYREAHLAMEMISECGKLKSLEVVELNPILDSYNNTGKLAIGLITSALGKKIF from the coding sequence ATGACAGGCGGCAATGGGCATTCTCCGGTTAAGAAGGTGCGAATTGTAGGTGTGCCCCTGGATCTGGGCGCAGACCGCCGGGGCATCGACATGGGTCCCGACGCGCTGCGCAACGATGGCCTGGTCAAGCGGATAGCAGATCTGGACATCGAAGTGGAGGACACCGGTAACATTTTTATTCCCAGGCCAGCTCCCGGGCTGTGTAAAAACCCGAAGCTCAAGCACTATGACGAAGTGCTCTGCGCCTGCAAAAAGGTCCGGGACTTCGTCAGCGACGCAATCACCGACGGCTACTTCCCGCTGGTCATCGGCGGGGACCACAGCATAGCGATGGGCACTACGGCTGCACTGAGCAAGCACTACAAAAAGATCGGAATGATCTGGATTGACGCCCACGGAGATTTTAACACAGAGGAAACGACTATCTCGGGCAACATCCACGGCATGAGCTTCGCTACTTCAGTAGGCAGAGGGACGAAAGCCCTGGTGGGCAAAATGGGTAAAACCTGCGTCTGCGAGGAGAACTGCGTGCTGATCGGTGCCAGAGACCTGGACCCCCTCGAGCGGGAAGCCCTCAAAAAATCGAAGGTGACCGTGTTCACGATGAGGGATATCGACGAGATAGGCATGTACAAAGTCATGAAGAAGGCGATGAAGATCGCCTGCAACGGCACTGATGCGATCCACGTTTCTTTCGACCTCGACTCCATCGACCCGATGGAAGCGCCCGGCGTCGGGACCCCGGTACAGGGCGGCATCACTTACAGAGAAGCCCACCTCGCCATGGAAATGATCTCTGAGTGCGGCAAGCTCAAATCGCTTGAAGTAGTAGAGCTGAACCCCATTCTGGACAGCTATAATAATACAGGCAAGCTGGCGATCGGGCTGATCACGTCAGCGCTGGGTAAGAAAATATTTTAA
- a CDS encoding FlaD/FlaE family flagellar protein, with translation MEQIDQNTINRIIMDASSEDPSRKVDKLEKEIMILKGSIKKLIVDIREQMNNAENPFLNIQQLQMPATPPVIKEDPIEFEMPPKPEEDEADEEEERPAVKSKKKPKKSKKKPAEVDDEEEADAGDADELSAVGDLRRREQELLERERALDKAMDKYGAAARGENDLPDGYTKRDIEVMNEFEEQRRMLETMRNRTRTGGPATLTGSRKIDPYTINQIMDWTRNMIRKNGSERLNDLLEMYVSTGYLSEETKLIVQRMSKLMESEPQRPPKRLDIKECVSDLYTLYMILNPGDKELDSRMLNVLLNPEERY, from the coding sequence ATGGAACAGATAGACCAGAACACCATCAATCGAATCATCATGGATGCCTCGAGCGAGGATCCCTCCAGGAAAGTGGACAAGCTCGAGAAAGAGATCATGATTCTCAAGGGGTCGATCAAGAAGCTGATCGTTGATATCAGGGAACAGATGAACAACGCAGAAAACCCCTTCCTCAATATCCAGCAGCTGCAGATGCCGGCCACTCCGCCGGTCATCAAGGAAGATCCCATCGAGTTCGAGATGCCGCCGAAGCCCGAAGAGGATGAAGCGGATGAAGAAGAGGAAAGGCCGGCTGTGAAGAGCAAGAAAAAGCCTAAGAAGAGCAAGAAGAAGCCTGCGGAAGTCGACGATGAAGAAGAGGCTGATGCGGGCGATGCGGATGAACTGTCTGCCGTTGGCGATCTCAGGCGACGTGAGCAGGAACTCCTGGAACGGGAGCGTGCGCTCGACAAAGCTATGGATAAGTACGGAGCCGCCGCCAGGGGCGAGAATGACCTTCCGGACGGTTACACGAAGCGTGACATAGAAGTCATGAACGAGTTCGAGGAGCAGCGGAGGATGCTGGAGACCATGCGGAACAGGACACGCACCGGCGGGCCTGCCACGCTGACCGGCAGCCGCAAGATCGATCCTTACACGATCAACCAGATCATGGACTGGACTCGCAACATGATCCGCAAGAACGGGAGCGAGAGGCTCAACGACTTGCTGGAGATGTACGTGTCCACAGGCTACCTCAGCGAAGAGACGAAGCTCATCGTGCAGCGGATGTCCAAGCTGATGGAATCGGAGCCCCAGAGGCCTCCGAAGCGGCTCGACATCAAAGAATGCGTCAGCGATCTGTACACGCTGTACATGATCCTGAACCCCGGGGACAAGGAGCTTGACTCGAGGATGCTCAATGTCCTGCTCAACCCGGAAGAGCGGTACTAA
- a CDS encoding PAS domain S-box protein, translating to MGDELIFNPGPGEEILRLRSEVASLREELAKKDLELQRLTLADEALRESQEKYLELFELGKESLFLIDNDTGRLLEANTAATEMYGYSRDELLRMRNVDLSAEPEDTHRVTTETPVGGVVVPLRYHRKRDGTVFPVEITGRFFSWKGRKVHVAAIRDISERCQTEAYLRKLSLLKVRLLGMGDLKARLQQIADSVIDIFGADFAHIWMIRDGDFCEKGCRYATVAGGEHACRDRNRCLHLMASSGRYTSINDDYRRVPIGNCQIGRMIMDEPGKYITNDVVNNPFVDDRDRALGLGLVSLAGFRILSRDGEAVGALALFKKTPINRNEELLLEDLVSTTSQVIVAGRAEEALKASETRFRSLIQHSSDIVRIIDRNGLIVYDSPSSELILGYPPGFMLGKSPLELIHPADRDRVARDLNEVFEQKNDGKPTEFRVRKADGSYLEVESLGSNMLGVPGVDGIVVTTRPVEDRKRAQEALRRSEKKYRELVESANSIIIRWDMDGTITFVNEFATRFFGYSESEMLGKNLIGLIVPGADTGGQYINTLTRKITEHPERYLTSVKKNVRKNGEFVWISWTNRPITDDAGNVIENLSVGNDITAQKLVEDERKLTVEFLRLVNESQDTRDLVHSATAFFQRYSGCEAVGVRLKEYDDYPYYEYRGFSGEFIAAENYLCSRDINRPILFEDGEPIYECLCGSVIKNRGDPSKPYFTARGSFWTNSTTELLACLGVAERRMLSRNRCNRSGYESMALIPLCFSDERMGLLQLNDRKKGRFSPEFIALWERLADYLAVALAKLRTEDALRESLKEKEVLLKEVHHRVKNNLQIITSLLNLQMSQMQDPDTVTALTESQSRIRSMALLHEKLYQSKDLSSIDFGDYLRGLISSAYCTYGVNEGLIRVEIDAGNVRLGIDTAIPCGLIINEISTNAFKYAFPRDRQGTLTIKVSSEESGQTELIISDDGVGLPEGFDIDNVTTLGLQLVVSLVHQLEGEIELKNEGGVTYRITFREKRHG from the coding sequence GTGGGGGACGAACTAATTTTTAACCCCGGGCCCGGCGAAGAAATCCTGCGCCTGAGAAGCGAGGTAGCCAGTCTGCGGGAAGAGCTTGCGAAAAAAGACCTGGAACTGCAGCGGCTGACGCTGGCCGATGAAGCTTTGCGGGAAAGCCAGGAGAAGTATTTAGAGTTGTTTGAGCTGGGCAAGGAATCTCTCTTCCTCATCGACAACGATACTGGCAGACTTCTGGAAGCTAACACCGCGGCGACGGAGATGTATGGATACAGCCGGGACGAGCTGCTGCGGATGCGGAACGTCGACTTATCTGCAGAGCCGGAGGACACTCATAGAGTGACGACCGAGACGCCTGTGGGAGGAGTGGTAGTGCCTCTCCGCTATCACCGGAAGCGGGATGGCACCGTGTTCCCGGTCGAGATCACCGGCCGGTTCTTCTCCTGGAAAGGCAGGAAGGTCCACGTGGCAGCTATACGGGACATTTCCGAACGCTGCCAGACAGAAGCTTACCTTAGAAAGCTCAGCCTGCTGAAGGTACGGCTCCTCGGGATGGGCGACCTGAAAGCCCGGCTCCAGCAGATCGCCGACAGCGTGATCGATATCTTCGGCGCAGACTTCGCCCACATCTGGATGATCCGGGACGGAGACTTCTGCGAGAAAGGCTGCAGGTATGCGACTGTAGCCGGTGGAGAGCATGCCTGCAGGGATCGAAACCGGTGCCTGCACCTGATGGCAAGTTCCGGGCGCTACACTTCTATCAACGACGACTATCGCCGGGTACCGATCGGTAACTGCCAGATCGGGCGCATGATCATGGATGAGCCTGGCAAGTACATCACCAACGACGTCGTCAACAACCCCTTTGTAGATGATCGCGACCGGGCTCTGGGCCTCGGCCTGGTATCGCTGGCCGGCTTCCGCATCCTGTCCCGGGATGGTGAGGCCGTAGGTGCACTGGCGCTGTTCAAGAAGACGCCGATCAACCGCAACGAGGAGCTGCTGCTGGAGGACCTGGTCAGCACGACCTCCCAGGTCATCGTTGCTGGCAGGGCGGAAGAGGCTCTCAAAGCCAGCGAAACCCGGTTCCGCTCTCTGATTCAGCACTCCTCCGACATTGTCCGGATCATCGATCGGAATGGGCTGATCGTCTACGACTCCCCGTCATCCGAGCTTATCCTCGGCTATCCGCCGGGGTTCATGCTGGGCAAATCCCCCCTTGAGCTCATCCATCCCGCCGACCGAGACCGGGTTGCGCGGGACCTGAACGAGGTATTTGAGCAGAAGAACGACGGAAAGCCGACCGAGTTCAGGGTACGCAAGGCTGACGGCAGCTATCTTGAAGTGGAGTCCCTGGGTAGCAACATGCTCGGAGTGCCCGGAGTGGATGGCATTGTAGTCACGACTCGCCCGGTCGAGGACCGGAAGCGGGCCCAGGAGGCGCTACGCAGGAGCGAGAAAAAGTACCGGGAACTGGTGGAGAGCGCCAACAGCATCATCATCCGCTGGGACATGGATGGCACTATCACCTTCGTCAACGAGTTCGCCACTCGCTTCTTCGGCTACTCGGAAAGCGAGATGCTCGGGAAGAACCTGATCGGCCTGATAGTCCCCGGTGCCGATACCGGTGGCCAGTATATCAATACGCTGACCCGGAAGATCACCGAGCATCCGGAGCGATATCTTACCTCAGTAAAGAAGAACGTGCGGAAGAACGGCGAATTTGTGTGGATCTCATGGACCAACCGGCCTATCACGGACGATGCTGGCAATGTGATCGAGAACCTCTCTGTGGGAAACGACATAACTGCCCAGAAGCTGGTCGAAGATGAGCGAAAACTGACGGTCGAGTTCCTGCGCCTGGTCAACGAAAGCCAGGACACCCGTGACCTGGTCCATTCCGCTACTGCGTTTTTCCAGAGATATTCCGGGTGCGAAGCCGTGGGCGTCCGCCTGAAAGAATACGACGATTACCCTTACTACGAATACCGGGGCTTCTCAGGCGAGTTTATAGCGGCAGAGAACTACCTGTGCAGCCGTGACATCAATAGGCCGATCCTCTTCGAGGATGGCGAACCGATCTACGAATGCCTGTGCGGCAGCGTGATCAAGAATCGGGGCGACCCCTCTAAGCCATACTTCACCGCCCGGGGCAGCTTCTGGACGAACAGCACGACGGAACTGCTGGCCTGCCTCGGAGTGGCCGAGCGGCGGATGCTGAGCCGAAACCGGTGCAATAGATCAGGCTACGAATCTATGGCTCTGATCCCCCTGTGCTTCAGCGACGAACGAATGGGTCTACTGCAGCTGAACGACCGTAAAAAGGGGCGGTTCTCCCCCGAGTTCATCGCCCTCTGGGAGCGGCTCGCCGACTACCTGGCTGTAGCCCTCGCCAAGCTCCGCACAGAGGACGCGCTCAGGGAATCCCTGAAAGAGAAGGAAGTGCTGCTCAAAGAGGTCCACCACCGGGTGAAGAACAACCTCCAGATCATCACCAGCCTGCTTAACCTGCAGATGTCCCAGATGCAGGACCCGGACACCGTGACTGCCCTGACCGAGAGCCAGAGCAGGATCAGGTCTATGGCTCTCCTGCACGAGAAGCTATACCAGTCCAAAGATCTGTCGAGCATCGACTTCGGCGACTACCTGCGAGGCCTTATCTCATCCGCATACTGTACCTATGGGGTTAACGAGGGACTCATCCGGGTAGAGATCGACGCTGGCAACGTTCGGCTCGGCATTGATACCGCTATTCCCTGCGGGCTGATCATCAACGAGATCTCCACCAACGCCTTCAAATATGCATTTCCCCGGGACCGGCAGGGCACGCTGACCATTAAAGTATCCTCGGAAGAGTCCGGGCAGACAGAGCTAATAATCAGCGACGACGGCGTGGGCCTGCCCGAAGGCTTTGATATCGACAACGTGACTACCCTCGGCCTGCAACTCGTAGTCTCGCTGGTCCACCAGCTCGAAGGCGAGATCGAGCTCAAAAACGAAGGCGGAGTCACCTACCGCATCACCTTCAGGGAAAAGAGGCATGGCTGA
- a CDS encoding cation-translocating P-type ATPase: MDSVKITKWWAISGDEALKYLHIDVRRGLSAARVSDSRARHGVNAVELARPTAIISLLADSLRQPMILLLLSIAGLSLLFGKYLEAVVMAFVIIAYVVVEFLNKFRTDRVMAGLKRLTLPTTRVIREGKVTEVPAEDIVVGDLLVLSPGFSVPADARLLEAGGLLVDEASLTGESGPVLKDSDAILPDETPLPDRVNCLYAGTSILDGEGKAIVVSVGERTEMGRIGVALRTYEKGKTLLQEAMTRLAKVLTLLAILVSLLIPAVGFLRGLDLQQMVLTWLALTFLMIPGQPPIIIQMSLALASFRLAGRKIVVKRLQGAESMGSVTAILTDKTGTLTENRMTLRGIVPADGRERSPAEIPADIREAIAYSLPRYPRDPTDLALAEALTEPGGDRPMPAFSEGFSTGRQWRTFSYRKGGEYLYAISGSPEALIWRSRLSPGVKAHLLDIAEEQAREGRRVTAIASGSGTEKRPERLEGLRFVGLAVIEDPVRPGVRESIRTLEDAGIKTYILTGDHPGTAKAVAETAGIRGGLMAGAELSPQDERQLQNTLKDVRVYARITPAQKLAIVKAARDAGEEVAFVGDGVNDSPAIKAANVGIAMGGIGTDLAKDAADLVLTDDHYARLADAVRIGRTAIDNFRKGLTYYLSAKAVLLAIFLVPLAFGIPFPLAPIHIILVELLMDLASSTIFVTEPEEPDVIKRPPRKTTDFLRLSMAGEIARNGAGLAIGILAVYLWLYYTTGNVVMAQTAAFVTWLIGHILLALNLKQKELPLLKQGLMSNRFGVLWLAGMVVLSVTITSMSALHPVLKTSGLPAAAWIAIIAIAIISTCWIEAKKWIELLSAPASVS; encoded by the coding sequence ATGGATTCCGTAAAAATAACTAAGTGGTGGGCAATCTCTGGAGATGAGGCGCTTAAATACCTGCACATCGACGTCCGCAGAGGCCTTTCGGCAGCACGGGTATCGGATAGCCGGGCACGGCACGGCGTGAATGCTGTTGAGCTTGCCAGGCCAACGGCCATCATATCTCTTCTCGCGGACAGCCTCCGCCAGCCGATGATTCTCCTGCTCCTCTCGATCGCCGGGCTTTCGCTTCTCTTCGGTAAATACCTGGAAGCCGTAGTCATGGCTTTTGTCATCATCGCTTACGTCGTCGTGGAGTTCCTCAACAAGTTCCGCACGGACCGGGTGATGGCCGGGCTGAAACGGCTCACGCTTCCCACGACGAGGGTGATCCGGGAGGGGAAAGTGACTGAGGTTCCTGCGGAGGATATTGTAGTCGGCGATCTTCTCGTTCTCTCCCCTGGCTTCAGCGTTCCCGCCGATGCCAGGCTTCTTGAAGCCGGCGGCCTGCTGGTAGACGAGGCTTCGCTGACGGGTGAATCCGGGCCGGTGCTCAAAGACTCAGATGCAATACTGCCTGACGAAACACCCCTGCCGGACCGGGTTAACTGTCTCTATGCCGGCACATCCATCCTGGATGGGGAAGGAAAAGCCATTGTCGTCTCGGTGGGGGAGAGGACCGAGATGGGTCGTATCGGAGTAGCTCTCCGGACGTACGAAAAAGGAAAGACTCTGCTGCAGGAAGCGATGACCAGGCTGGCGAAAGTGCTCACTTTGCTGGCTATCCTCGTCAGTCTCCTGATTCCCGCCGTCGGCTTCCTTCGGGGGCTGGACCTTCAGCAGATGGTCCTTACCTGGCTCGCCCTCACCTTTCTCATGATCCCCGGCCAGCCGCCCATCATCATCCAGATGTCTCTGGCGCTGGCCTCTTTCAGGCTCGCCGGGAGGAAGATCGTGGTGAAGCGGCTGCAAGGAGCCGAGTCGATGGGCTCGGTCACAGCCATCCTGACGGACAAGACTGGCACACTCACGGAGAACCGGATGACGCTCAGGGGGATAGTACCGGCTGATGGCAGGGAACGATCGCCGGCTGAAATCCCTGCAGATATCCGGGAGGCCATAGCGTACTCTCTCCCCCGGTATCCCCGGGATCCCACAGACCTGGCCCTTGCAGAAGCCCTCACCGAGCCCGGAGGCGATCGGCCGATGCCTGCCTTTTCCGAGGGCTTTTCTACCGGGCGACAGTGGCGGACGTTCTCCTATCGTAAAGGCGGTGAATATCTCTATGCTATCTCTGGAAGCCCTGAGGCGCTGATCTGGCGCTCCCGGCTTTCCCCGGGGGTGAAAGCGCATTTGCTCGATATCGCGGAAGAACAGGCCCGCGAGGGCAGGCGTGTTACGGCTATAGCGTCGGGCTCAGGCACTGAGAAACGGCCTGAGAGGCTGGAAGGCCTGCGTTTCGTCGGGCTGGCTGTCATCGAGGATCCGGTACGGCCAGGGGTAAGAGAGTCGATAAGAACGCTTGAGGATGCCGGTATAAAGACGTATATTCTTACGGGCGATCACCCGGGCACCGCAAAAGCCGTGGCAGAAACAGCGGGCATCAGGGGAGGTCTTATGGCCGGAGCAGAGCTGAGCCCCCAAGACGAACGGCAGCTGCAGAATACGCTGAAAGACGTCCGAGTCTATGCACGGATTACTCCGGCCCAGAAACTGGCGATCGTTAAAGCGGCCAGGGATGCCGGGGAAGAGGTTGCCTTCGTCGGCGACGGCGTCAACGATTCTCCGGCCATCAAAGCAGCAAACGTCGGAATAGCGATGGGCGGGATAGGCACTGACCTGGCGAAAGATGCGGCAGATCTGGTGCTTACCGATGATCACTACGCCCGCCTGGCAGATGCGGTGAGGATTGGCCGGACCGCGATTGACAACTTCCGCAAAGGGCTGACTTATTACCTTTCTGCCAAGGCTGTCCTGCTGGCCATATTCCTCGTGCCACTCGCGTTCGGCATACCCTTCCCGCTTGCCCCTATACACATCATCCTCGTCGAGCTGCTGATGGATCTGGCCTCTTCAACCATATTCGTCACCGAGCCCGAAGAGCCTGACGTAATAAAGCGCCCTCCCCGCAAAACGACGGACTTCCTCCGCCTGTCCATGGCGGGAGAGATCGCCAGAAATGGGGCCGGGCTGGCAATCGGAATTCTGGCAGTATATCTCTGGCTGTATTATACTACTGGTAACGTAGTCATGGCGCAGACGGCCGCTTTTGTCACCTGGCTGATCGGCCACATCCTGCTGGCCCTGAACCTGAAGCAGAAGGAATTACCACTGTTGAAGCAGGGCCTTATGTCCAACCGCTTCGGTGTATTGTGGCTGGCTGGAATGGTAGTGCTCTCGGTGACTATCACCAGCATGTCTGCCCTGCATCCTGTTCTTAAGACTTCGGGGCTGCCAGCGGCCGCATGGATCGCCATTATCGCTATAGCGATTATTTCGACGTGCTGGATAGAGGCTAAAAAATGGATCGAGTTGCTCTCTGCTCCTGCATCTGTCTCCTGA
- a CDS encoding DUF134 domain-containing protein → MVRKVKRRVSCLPKATYYKPREIPLCDLEIINLSVEELEAIRLCDLLQIAQDEAADQMGISRKTFWNDLQKARQKVADALVNGKAIQISGGDYVNSGVCKVEFLCQKCNHLWETPCNEKRPENCPKCGSESIYRKGGDGRGKRHTERGFCCPKHGDRAVGDQEESV, encoded by the coding sequence ATGGTCAGAAAAGTAAAGCGCAGGGTGTCGTGTCTCCCGAAGGCTACCTACTATAAGCCGAGGGAGATACCCTTGTGCGACCTCGAAATTATTAATTTGTCCGTAGAAGAGCTCGAAGCCATACGGCTTTGCGACCTCCTTCAGATTGCGCAGGATGAAGCCGCTGACCAGATGGGCATCTCCAGAAAAACCTTCTGGAACGACCTGCAGAAGGCCCGCCAGAAGGTGGCGGATGCCCTCGTCAACGGTAAAGCCATCCAGATCTCCGGTGGAGACTACGTGAACAGCGGGGTATGCAAAGTAGAGTTCCTTTGCCAGAAGTGTAATCATTTATGGGAAACCCCCTGCAACGAGAAGCGCCCCGAGAACTGCCCGAAGTGCGGCTCGGAGAGCATCTACCGCAAGGGCGGCGACGGGCGGGGAAAACGGCATACTGAGAGAGGCTTCTGTTGCCCGAAGCACGGGGACAGAGCAGTAGGCGACCAGGAGGAAAGTGTATAA
- a CDS encoding archaellin/type IV pilin N-terminal domain-containing protein: MKSNRRKFQKNDAAFTGLEAAIVLIAFVVVAAVFSYVMLGAGFFTSQKSKEVVHTGVDQATSSIEMAGDVVGIGASGNLTGLMMTLQITAGNNPVDINKTIISYRTANVYNESVFDGTSWEEGGQVKWIQQTNENNLLEKYEKVQLKINIAEDEQVGPNTKITLEVKPPTGAVLSVSVTTPPAIEPIMSLF; this comes from the coding sequence ATGAAAAGCAACAGAAGGAAATTCCAGAAGAACGATGCGGCTTTCACGGGTCTTGAGGCTGCTATAGTGCTCATCGCTTTCGTGGTGGTTGCTGCTGTCTTCTCTTACGTCATGCTGGGTGCAGGTTTCTTCACTTCGCAGAAGAGCAAGGAAGTCGTGCACACAGGTGTAGATCAGGCAACGTCTTCGATTGAGATGGCCGGCGATGTCGTCGGTATTGGTGCTTCTGGTAACCTGACTGGTCTTATGATGACCCTGCAGATTACCGCTGGTAACAACCCGGTTGACATTAACAAGACGATTATCTCGTACAGGACGGCAAATGTCTACAATGAAAGTGTGTTCGACGGAACCTCCTGGGAAGAAGGTGGACAGGTAAAGTGGATCCAGCAGACTAATGAGAACAACTTGCTGGAGAAGTACGAGAAGGTTCAGCTGAAGATCAACATCGCTGAGGATGAGCAGGTTGGGCCTAACACCAAGATCACTCTCGAGGTTAAGCCTCCGACTGGTGCAGTCCTGTCGGTCTCGGTTACCACTCCGCCCGCAATTGAACCCATAATGTCGTTATTCTAA
- a CDS encoding helix-turn-helix domain-containing protein: MDRSPTGNSITISIGIKHHDCWHYKLSKGLNATILVRYTYVLPNRQLYGYQTIVTPALASLGPYLAKLPEIRRYSILSRGSGRAEVVTWAEQSSILEHLLKTNCVFIGPTVIRDGIENWQIMAPSRVELQEAIASLEKHAEIAYIRSSASAHSSEGLTERQTSALTAAVEMGYFDSPRRASIEDVAARLGISASTAVEHLRKAEKKVLEKYVHPV; encoded by the coding sequence ATGGACAGGTCGCCGACCGGCAATAGCATTACCATCAGCATCGGCATAAAACATCACGACTGCTGGCACTACAAGCTCTCTAAAGGGCTCAACGCTACAATCCTGGTCCGGTACACGTATGTGCTGCCGAACAGGCAGCTATACGGCTACCAGACGATAGTGACACCCGCGCTGGCCAGCCTCGGGCCTTACCTCGCAAAGCTGCCCGAGATCAGGCGATATTCCATCCTGTCCCGGGGCTCGGGGCGGGCTGAAGTGGTAACATGGGCTGAGCAGAGCTCTATCTTAGAGCATTTGCTAAAGACGAACTGTGTCTTCATCGGACCGACAGTCATCAGGGATGGAATCGAGAACTGGCAGATCATGGCACCATCCAGGGTAGAACTACAGGAGGCTATCGCCAGCCTCGAAAAGCACGCTGAGATTGCCTACATCAGGAGCTCCGCTTCGGCCCACTCCAGCGAAGGCCTCACCGAACGCCAGACCTCCGCCCTCACTGCCGCAGTAGAGATGGGATACTTCGACTCGCCCCGCAGGGCTTCCATAGAAGACGTCGCCGCCCGGCTCGGGATATCCGCATCCACCGCCGTCGAGCACCTCCGCAAGGCTGAGAAAAAAGTGCTGGAAAAATACGTGCACCCGGTCTGA